In Oncorhynchus tshawytscha isolate Ot180627B linkage group LG28, Otsh_v2.0, whole genome shotgun sequence, a genomic segment contains:
- the LOC112226455 gene encoding uncharacterized protein LOC112226455 isoform X2: protein MKMKVQVRSLILLAVAVLQVRSQNQTETRYEDIISVALPQLLPGEEQAFRPILNQLQVETLNTEDVDQSEVSVRLTFPMQETFCSKSQGQPGKPCPLKKTGELMMCSMKVRHPILEASNNLNTDLSTFVCEYMDAEDALQKIRTRRSKVRICSRGKNCHSRPGGGSLIGRPGGGSLIGRPGVILGGGSPPGGGSFH from the exons ATGAAGATGAAGGTCCAGGTGAGATCTCTCATCCTGCTCGCTGTGGCTGTCCTACAGGTCAGATCTCAGAACCAGACTGAGACCAGATATGAAGACATCATCTCAGTTGCTTTGCCTCAGCTGCTTCCTGGGGAAGAGCAGGCTTTCCGTCCAATTCTGAACCAGCTCCAAGTCGAGACT TTGAATACAGAGGATGTGGACCAGTCTGAGGTGTCTGTAAGACTGACCTTCCCCATGCAGGAGACTTTCTGCAGTAAATCACAGGGGCAGCCAGGCAAACCATGCCCTCTGAAGAAAACTGGG GAACTAATGATGTGCAGCATGAAGGTCAGACATCCGATTCTGGAGGCTAGCAACAACCTGAACACTGACCTGTCTACATTTGTTTGTGAATACATGGACGCAGAAGATGCTTTGCAG AAGATTCGGACAAGAAGAAGCAAAGTCAGAATATGCTCCAGAGGCAAAAATTGTCACTCTCGTCCTGGGGGTGGCTCCTTAATTGGTCGTCCTGGGGGTGGCTCCTTAATTGGTCGTCCTGGGGTCATCCTGGGGGGTGGCTCTCCTCCTGGGGGTGGCTCTTTTCATTGA
- the LOC112226455 gene encoding uncharacterized protein LOC112226455 isoform X1, giving the protein MKMKVQVRSLILLAVAVLQVRSQNQTETRYEDIISVALPQLLPGEEQAFRPILNQLQVETLNTEDVDQSEVSVRLTFPMQETFCSKSQGQPGKPCPLKKTGELMMCSMKVRHPILEASNNLNTDLSTFVCEYMDAEDALQQKIRTRRSKVRICSRGKNCHSRPGGGSLIGRPGGGSLIGRPGVILGGGSPPGGGSFH; this is encoded by the exons ATGAAGATGAAGGTCCAGGTGAGATCTCTCATCCTGCTCGCTGTGGCTGTCCTACAGGTCAGATCTCAGAACCAGACTGAGACCAGATATGAAGACATCATCTCAGTTGCTTTGCCTCAGCTGCTTCCTGGGGAAGAGCAGGCTTTCCGTCCAATTCTGAACCAGCTCCAAGTCGAGACT TTGAATACAGAGGATGTGGACCAGTCTGAGGTGTCTGTAAGACTGACCTTCCCCATGCAGGAGACTTTCTGCAGTAAATCACAGGGGCAGCCAGGCAAACCATGCCCTCTGAAGAAAACTGGG GAACTAATGATGTGCAGCATGAAGGTCAGACATCCGATTCTGGAGGCTAGCAACAACCTGAACACTGACCTGTCTACATTTGTTTGTGAATACATGGACGCAGAAGATGCTTTGCAG CAGAAGATTCGGACAAGAAGAAGCAAAGTCAGAATATGCTCCAGAGGCAAAAATTGTCACTCTCGTCCTGGGGGTGGCTCCTTAATTGGTCGTCCTGGGGGTGGCTCCTTAATTGGTCGTCCTGGGGTCATCCTGGGGGGTGGCTCTCCTCCTGGGGGTGGCTCTTTTCATTGA